The DNA region TGTCCCATATAgcagaaaaggccaaaagtggcacatatcatgcagctgtttgttattaaatgtgcctgtgcggcattttgcattagcaaatttatcccagaattgtctttctgataagactcaatttaaattaaaatgatggaGGTTTATATAgcatatcgccattttgagaaaaaaatattgagatatgacttTTGGTCCACATTGAGTTGTGACACTTCATCAGGAAAACTATTACAATTGTAGTCAAATTGTCCAAAAATGTGCTATTGCAATTACTATTAGTATAATTCTGCTGTAGAATGTGCagaaaatagctgttgaaaggGCGTACGGTCACGCCGGGCATCACCGAGGCTTCCCCGAGCCCGAGCATGAGGCTGCCATTGTTAGACGCAGGCGTACGCGGCTGTTCCATGTTATACACAAAGTAGTTTTCAAGCTCGGTCTTCCTGTCCGTCCAGCTGAGAGTGGAGCAAACAGCACAGGAAGAATAACACAGGGAATGTGGCCTTTACAAACACTGCACGGattaagaaaaatgtaaaaggcACGCTGCTCTCCTCAGAGTGAGGGAAGTGAGGCTACGTCCTGAGAGAAGGTCCAACCTTCCTCAACATGTTAGACTCAACAATAAGCTGCCAGTCAAAGGGACGGTGTTTACTCTGTGTTATACCTGCCCGCACGTCTTTTCTGTCAGGCAGGGCTTTGGCTTTTTGCTTTTTAACTAATCTTCAGCCAGCCACCTCTGCGTGTTGAATCAGTCTgcttatttcaatattttcaaagaaaactcCAACCAGTAGGCCGAGGAAACTTCTCCCtataaagtgtttatttgtcatACGGAcgacccccggtgctattggtatggtcACCGAAGTACACATACGTCGCgttctagggttagggttaggttataacccaatatcgcaacaatttttagggttagttttaggttaaggtttagtcttagtcacgtgacctaaactggccaatgaggggcgctgcatacggatggaatgtcggtatattgatacgataACCTTAACGTGAGTTAAGTCGTCACACTGCTGCAGGATTggtttcaattacattttaaaattacaattacgctttcaattatccatgtttaattactattcaattacaatgacagtGCCTGGCATTTtccctcaattacaattaaattatgatgactttttatcccctgaaagtcaattacaattacgttttcaacagggttggggtcgattataattgtaattgagtcattgataattaattacaattatgatgtaattataatagtatttgtaactggaaaatgtggttgttgttgtaattgtatttggcataaaaattctataaaaaatgtcattaacaatttcattcaacgcaaaactggggaaccatgttatagttctatagCGTACACATACGTCGTGAACAATTATTtagatatgtttcatatcaagttttagcattataaaaaaatttaaattgaggggtatagttacagaaaaaaggaccacattaaaaaaattaaaaccaatattttcattgattaggaagcctaataaccaagagatgaaaaactaattagatgatagatcatatttttagtgtatttacaGCTGATGtaggacatgggtcaaaactgacccgttatgctaacagaaagctaacacacaaGGAAGGCTAAGTTTTATGGGCTTGTTTAATAAAAGCTCAACAATTTGGATTAATCGTAATTCAACtctagtaattgagaacataattgtaatttacttttaggggaaaacaataattgtaattttaattggaaaaatagTTAACGTATTGtaaatgagttgtaattgaacatgcaTAATTgaaggcataattgtaatttgaccccaaacctgattTTCAactactaaagttaaattacaattaccggCAATCACAATTTCCAAGTCAAAAATGAATAATGCCATAGAACTTAAtgctcctcttgtgttagctttctgttagcatcttaaCTGAACTGTCAACTAGctgtaaattacacaaaaaatattatttatccatagaactgtaacatttttCTCCGGTTTTGCATTTAATCAAGTTATAAttcacaattacatttacaaagtcaattatccgTACTCAATTACatattaattacaattgcaatggcaacatattttcaaattacaaatacaattataatacgccgtaattgtaattaatattcaattacaCAATcacaattatgattgtaatcgcgtaattgccTCGGTAAGTAACTACATCTATAACTTATCTATAActttttgctgttgtaattgtaattcatttgtcattgagttcagataattgactttgtaattgtaattgtaatggaaatactattaaaatttaatttcatttacaatgtaattaaaggCAAacctgaggaaccatgttacagatCTATGacgtacacatacgtagttgataactattaaaatgtgtttcatatcacgtttacctgtcacttctcttgaggatcattttcactatttaaaaagaatttgaAATCTAGACGCCcagaccaaaaatattaatatcaatattttcatggacaaGGAGCCAAATAAGGCAAGAGATGAAAAAGAAATTGgatgaaaaataacatttattatactgtatattatatattatattttagcttgttttacagatattttaagacatgggtcaaaacaaACCGACCCGTTATCTAAGAGATGCTAATAGAAAGCTACTACAAGaagaaggttaagttttattaaaggctcagtaagtgtaattaattgtaattgaactttgagaatgtaattgtaattgactttcaggggaaaattaataatagtaaatcaaatgtaattggaaaaaacacAGGTCACCGCAATcgtaactgagttgtaattgaagatggataattgaattgtaattttaaaatgtaattgaccccaaccctgctcctCTGTGTTAAAAAcaagcttttatttgactttcagACCCAGTTTGATGTGAAAAATGTGACTTATTTTCTGTTGTATGAGTTTGTTTCTTCCATCACATCATGCAAACTACGCCATGACCCCATCCTTTATTTAGTGACCCTTTGTGAGGCTCCTTTGGCAGCTTGGTGTGCTTTCACTGCTACCTCGGTGTCATTGCATTCGAACCAAAGAGCTTTTTACAGCCACAGTTTAGCACACAATGCATGGCTGTCAGGTGCCACCAGCTCGCTTCATGCACACAGTGCCGCTACCTGCTGAGAGGCCTCGGTGAGGATTGAAGTCAATCAGCCAGGGCGTTAAAGACATCACGTCAACACAAACCTTTAACCGTTCACTGACAAGGTGGAggaagacactgggagggacgGACTGACACTCACGCACCAATTTAATACAGAGCAAGTGACACAAAAATCTGCAAAGTAAAAGGGTCTAAAGCCCCAAAAAGACCATGTCTCTGTTCCTCCAAATGTATAACATGATGTGTGGACACAATTCAACACAATTTGCAAATTGGTCATGGGGTTTGGTTCAAACCGTCATTAATGATACATGATCCACTCCACGTGTGAGTGTGACACACTGAAATAATATGACAAAAGGTACACTTTataccagcgattctcaactggtgggtcgggaccgaaaagtgggtcgcggaaatctggccaaaaaaattaaatgaaatacttaatgtctgtcatgttggacttgtctcttattttgaaagaaacttgtcTTTTGACaaacatgctgtgaaatgcatgttgcacagaaaaattaatagatttatgtttttaaaaagattatgtattgatgactgtggcaaaatgtgggtcccagggtgagaccagttgagaacccctgctttatacAATAGGTTTTTTCAGTGCATCATCAGCATCCATTACAGCATTGAAAAGTCAACTAACTGAACTCTCTTAATCcttattgtgactttttttaatatttgactcacaatgCAAAATGTCAGCCAAAAAGCAAATAATGGATGTTGTGCATGACATTAGGTTTTTAGTTTGGTTtggtgaagttattttgtattcCATGAAAACATACAATACTTACAACGAacatttgcttcatatttcagcTCAGGTGTTTAATGGTCGCACTATTATCAAATGTGCATCACATTTCAAATAGGATTTTGCCTTTAATATTTGAGCACCTTCATGGTTCAGTTCAAAATCATCCAACtattttggacacacaagtctGTATCTAAATGTCGATGCGTGCAAGTTTACTGTTGATGGTAACTGAAAatgcaaaatacattaaaaaggaaATATAACTAGCATCATTCTTCCTCTCTGCTTTATGGTTTTATTCCTCTTGgcgtaacttaaaaaaaaaaacacagtgcaAAAATAGGAAACTACATAgctgattattatttaatatacttcaaaagtcattttaatatcTGCATCCTGATCGAATTGTAAAATACATAATCATTTAGTAGGTGCAAGTTGTTAGACAGACATACAGCAGTTCACAGCTACTCATTTAGTGTCTGTCAGCATCTGGTACAGACACATTACAGCACAGACACGACACTATCTATGagactttgtaaaaaaaaagttcaactcTCTTTATGTAAGTATGTATGTCTCATTCTTTTGGGAAATccaatatatctttttttttttgcacagtgGGTTACAATTAAACCAAATAACTATAAAGATTGAAGGATGTAATAATTACTTGCAAACATGCACATTGATCAAGGTTTTTGTATTGTTTCTGAACAAATAGACTTCCGATTTGTATCGATACGTTCTAAACAATACCTTTTAGTTTTAGTAATCATGTGATGTTCCCAGCTGATTTGTTCTTAAACGTTACATTTAATTTGAACATACATCCTGTTTGAATCTGTCCATCTCTCTGTTCAGCCTCCCTGCGTCATATGATCATTCGGATTACGTCtaatataacaaataaaagTTGCAACCCCATCTACCAATAGTGTACATCATATATAGCATAAATATTAACAAGACATCTACCAAAGAGGGAGTATCAGGGTTTCTGAGTATTTtgccatattgaatttttgtttgttaaatatctgttattaaatgagaaattgatttaaaaaaaattctagcTGAAGCTGTTCTTCTCTCTCCGTCGAGTTATTCCAACTTTGCTTACAAGACCAAATATGaaaagttaattaaaataattaaaataaaataaatattagatTATAGATTTTTAATAATAGTATTCGATTAAGAGAAAACAGTGATTTTAAAGGGTGTGTTTGatgtttattatacctttttaaattaatgtatatattgaaaaaaaaaatgatgggtACAATATGGGTTTTCTTggcggccgcctgtgttgcctgtcgggaaggccggccctgatcttgtttatgaattaatttgtaaaGAAAGCCACTTGACATTCAGAAAACAGGGACATTATGTTTTCTATATCTACATGTAAACCAGACAGTCTGCAAACAGTTTTTATTGTTAACTGAAGTATCTCAGAGACATTTGAGTATATTATAAGCCTTCAGAGCTTTTATATaccacaaaaaacaataaagttaaattggtcacaaacatTCAGTATGTTCTGAGCGGACCATTTGATCTTCTGTTTCTTGAATACTACTTTGATTCCAGCCCAGTCTCACTTACTGGGATCGTGAGACTGTCACGAAAATGACTTGATGTAATTTTTCACGCGTGGCAACACAACTACCTCATACTTTTTGTGCTGCAgggaacaattattttttcgtGCTGCTtggcacaatttcattttgtgCTGTGCGGCACAAATTTATGTCAATCTGCTCGGAATGAATCGCAAACCAATGTTAGCGGTCTCTACTCCcccataaccataaccctaaccctgaataaaatgttgtaaaaagttTTATGTGTACACGAGTTTGATAGTCACGTACAAAAAAATCGTGATGGTACACACGAAAATAGAAATCTTCATTTTCTCATGAGATTGTTTCATTGATTCAGGAAAAACAATGGAAACTGATGTGAATGGAAACTGTTGCCAATGTAAGTAATACAAATTATGGTAAATGAGGAGGTTAGTGACATGTTTGTAATGATGACTCACATCTGCCTCTTACAGTATGTTGCCTTTAGTTTAAGTAACTATCTAAAATCAGAACTTGATCTTTATTGACTTGTCTAAGGATTCAAACAGATTCAGAGGCTCCAACGTTTGCATTTCAGCTGATATTGTTCAGAAGCCACTAGCTGCTTGCTTAATgactttgttgtctttttttcaatgcagcattgacacaaaataagagatacTGCTAATTGATAATGTCTCGTTCTTATCTATGAGAGATGCATGCAGAAAACCTGTGAGACATTCAGGTGAAAAGCTGCTGCACCTCCACCGCTCTGATGAAGTTATAGTAATCTGATAGACTCCATTAGTGCTTGATGATGAGACATCAAACTCAGACATTTCCCTCATCTCTTAAAGTGTGTGGACTATATCTAAACTGCTCTGATGCTTTGTTTTATGGAATGACTTTTGATGCCCTTTGGGGATTTAATGaaaactttctttctttttttccttcattatttattttgggttaaAAAACTGTCAAGTGTCTCACTTCACGGCTCTTCCTGTTTGAGTTTCCTCCTAAACTCCACACCGAGCAGCCGTCCCTGCAGGATAATACTCGGATGAGCATTATCTGCAGCCAGCAGCCCTGGATTTACCCAAACTGCTCCCGGGACAGGAAACTATTGATGACCTTCATGCTAGAGGAATTACAAGGAAAGTCTAATTATGGCTGAAGAAATGTGAGGAATGTCCCAACTGAGTGTATATCTCTTTAAGTTTAATATAAACCCCAGCCACTCCTGTGTCAATATTGGACTTcagagttagcattagcatatttAAGGGGAAGTTCTTTATgattgacaaatgtttctgtggtaCAGCATGTTTGAGATGCCGGAATTCCTCACATTCCCCTGCAGTGATAAGCTTCAAGCAGTTATTCTaataaaataccaaaaaaaactcCAAGATACCAGTTAAACAATGACACTTTAGTATTTCTGATGTCCtggaaaattaagaaaaaatgagaaaatgtgaCGAAGACGACTCGGATCTGTTGATGTAGTTACAGTATAATATTTAAGTAATCATGGCAATTATTGCAACTTTATTTAGTCAGAACACTTTCACATGTCATTAATACAATATTGATATTAACTGTTACATGAAAACCTGTCATCTTAAATGGAAATGCTCctataatgtaactttttgaaCACAATAATGACTCAATGTTAGATGTTTGATGAAAGAAACAAAACTATCTCAATTGTCCATCTGCCATTTTTCTATTGCCGTTTATAGTTGATCATATTTTCAGCTGAAATGCCGTTGTTTTCCTTTCAGGAAATTCCTGTAACAGCTCATTAATTGTTGCTGAGGGgccaaagatggacaaaaacaaaccagtTGAACTATCAGCTTGAGTTCAGCCTTGTAAAATAGGAAATTTGTGCTCCGAGAGAGAATATTATTCTGCTGCTATTATAAATATTACCGTAAACAGTTTTGCATCTCAGTGTTCTGTGTTTGGTTTTATGGGGAAGGGATTCATGAGGGAGTTTAGCTGGCGTCAGATATCTTCCGCCCATTTAGGTGGGGCCTTGTTCCTAATCAGTTCTTCTGCTCTTTatacacgttaaaaaaaaaaaaaaaaaaaaaaaaaaaacaagcttgtTCTTCCCTTGGCCGTTATACCCCCCTCATACTCATCATATTTCCATTTTACTGAGTTATAATGCCCAATGATGATTAGCCTCCAGTGAAGGCTTCCTGTAATCTCTCTAAGGCCTCATTGGTAAACCTGAGTCACTGTGACGGTCAGGACCATGATCTATTACTTTCAACAGTTTCAAATTTCTTTGACTTTAAATACATTACTTTTTCATTGCAGTTGTATAGCTGCCCAAAATTAATCTCACATAATGACAATGTAACTTCATTTTAAACTTGTGTTTGTAGCATGTTATATGGCCTGGGCACACGGTggtttagtggttagcacgtccgcctcacagcaagaaggtcctgggttcaagccctgcggtggacttgggtcctttctgtgtggagtttgcatgttctccccgtgctgcgtgggtttcctccgggtcctccggcttcctcccacaatccattggattggagtctctaaattgcccataggagtgaatgagagagtgaatggttgtctgtgtctgtgttgccctgtgatgaactggcgccctgtccagggtgaaacccgccaagcgccctatgagagccggaaattgtcaccggcagacccccgcgaccctgttaaacgggaataagcgggtatgaaaatggatggatgggttaTACAGTATGGCCTTCGGTGTGGCCCTGAAAGTAAATGTACGAAATGtcgcaaaaaacacacaaaatgactacaaaattacacagaaatgactcgaacaatacaaaatgacataaaaatacacaaaaggacaacaaaatatacgCAAAAATGACTTcggaaacagaaaacaacaacaaaaatgcacaaagcctttgttctttcctgtattaatgctcagattagtacATGCTGACCTATTGTTAATTATGTGGCAATGGGATCAGATGtttacatgtttgtggccccaaCTGTGAttgaaaaacaactttttacaACTAAAGACAACATAATCTGAATATTAATCAGAAAGATATCTTTACATGTTTACTTATTCTGTGCAGGCGTTAACTTCATTGAACCGATGACACGTAGGTGGAATTGAACCCAACTGACTTATATTAGAAGCTACCTGTAATTTATGTTTTACTTTCTTAATTTTTACTGATCTTAGGATCCAATCTATATGAGGCCATTAAACCAAAACAATTATGACTCCAaattattagtcattattataGTTATTACTGCCCTAGATTTTGGGAGCATTTCACATGTTGGGGGCCCTGCACTATCCCTCCTTGCAGAATTCCAACTCAGGGCTCCGAccctatatatacagtaaaatgaGACAGGGAGGTAAACATTTTCAATGTGGATAAACACTTAGAATATATGGTGATTTCACAGCATATTTTTAGAGCCAttgtgaaatgttttaaaatgaaggaGGAAGTTGGGGATTTTTCCTTGGTCACCACCCTGCTGCCCACTTCAACCCATCATGACTTTGGaaggtgataaaaaaaaattaaaaaatatataaacttcACCAACGGGAGGGCATTAAGCTATCAATCTAATCTATTGATTCCTGATGATATATGTATGTCATAACTTAAACACGTCATGTGTTATCCTCATGTAACTAATTTAGGCATTTTATTCAGTTACTTTGTACTGAGCATCCACTTGTGTGATGATCAAATAGTTGTAGAAAAACATggcattttatttacaataaattaaCGCTTTGATGtcactgttttattttctttcatccTACTGTTTATTCCGTGTACAAATACAGTATTTGTAGAAGATtgtgtaaatatgttttattgttctGCATGGACTATCGTTGATGTTGAAAAGTGTTATCTGTGATTCAGTTTAATTTTCTAGTGATTTCTTAATACATTTTCCTCAATAACAACAGAAGCAAATAATTTCATGTCATTTATTCATACATAAcgttgaaaaaaatacacagggaCCAAACACATGTATAAAACGATGAGATGAGAGTGGTTTTAGGCTGAAAAATAAGTTAAGAATAAATACACAGTTGGATGCTGTGTGTTAGGACAGAGAGCGGCCTTCTCTACCATGATGCTggtgctgctggtgctgctggtAGAAGCTGGATGGATCCACTGAGTCAGGCCGAGAACATGGCAGCAGATACTGTTCAAACTCACTACGGTCCAGGTCGTAGAGCATGTCCAGCTGAACCCGCTCCAGGTACAGCTCCAGGGAGGGCGTAGCTGTGACCTGCGGGGCCCCGGGGCCACTGGACTCCCCCTGACCCCTGAGCTCAGTGTGTCCGTACACCTGAGGCTCTGCGTACGTGACGTGGTGGTCTGAAAACGTGTCTGTGTAAAcaggtgtgtttgtgtatcCGTAGTTGTTTACATGGGTGCTAGGGAAGTGGAAGTTATTCTGGTGCTGGTTCTGGTGCTGGAGCAGGTAGCTGAGGTTGTAGTGTGGATTATAGGCTGAGCTGGTCTCAGCGGTTGGGGGCCTGGGGCCCTTCTTCAGCTGCTTCCTCCTGCGGGGCCTGTACTTGTAGTTGGGATGGTCGATGGTGTGCTGCACCCTAAGGCGCTCTGCCTCCTGCATGTATGGTCGCTTCTCTGCCAATGACATGGCCTTCCAGGTTTTACCTGCAAAAAATGTTCAACAAATAAAGTAAACAGAGCAAAGatcaccaggggtcaccaacctttctatAATCTGAAGGGCTGTTTGATATATACTTCTTAaattcacggtttcactttaataaaagggtaagataataaggaaaactATATACctgtaacttaaaaaggtaagaaatgttt from Gouania willdenowi chromosome 20, fGouWil2.1, whole genome shotgun sequence includes:
- the sox32 gene encoding SRY-box transcription factor 32, with product MAEVCYPGSGPSSPQSVHSDSSCTSPDTKVASEQQRVRRPLNAFIIWTKEERRRLAQLNPELENTDLSKILGKTWKAMSLAEKRPYMQEAERLRVQHTIDHPNYKYRPRRRKQLKKGPRPPTAETSSAYNPHYNLSYLLQHQNQHQNNFHFPSTHVNNYGYTNTPVYTDTFSDHHVTYAEPQVYGHTELRGQGESSGPGAPQVTATPSLELYLERVQLDMLYDLDRSEFEQYLLPCSRPDSVDPSSFYQQHQQHQHHGREGRSLS